The following are encoded together in the Cicer arietinum cultivar CDC Frontier isolate Library 1 chromosome 2, Cicar.CDCFrontier_v2.0, whole genome shotgun sequence genome:
- the LOC140919493 gene encoding ribonuclease 1-like: MEFQGSILIKFILLLQCFSILCASQSQDFDFFFFVQQWPGSFCGFKKGCCYPTTGKPDADFGIHGLWPKYNDGSSPSNCDPSKQFDQSQISGLTSSLQKNWPTLACPSGDGITLWTHEWEKHGTCSQSVLNQHDYFETTLKLKQKANLLKALTSAGINADGGSYHLSNITTAIQDEVGFAPFIQCSVGSSGNSQLYQVLLCVDKSGSDFIDCPIFPYGRCDSKIVFPTF, translated from the exons ATGGAGTTTCAaggttcaattttaattaagtttatcttGCTACTGCAATGTTTTTCTATTCTATGTGCATCACAATCACAGGATTTTGATTTCTTCTTCTTCGTTCAACAG TGGCCAGGATCATTCTGTGGCTTCAAAAAGGGTTGTTGTTACCCAACAACAGGGAAGCCTGATGCAGATTTTGGCATTCATGGTTTATGGCCTAAATACAATGATGGTTCATCCCCATCTAACTGCGATCCTAGTAAACAATTTGATCAATCTCAG ATTTCTGGTCTGACAAGTTCTTTGCAAAAGAACTGGCCCACATTAGCATGCCCAAGTGGCGATGGAATTACACTTTGGACGCATGAATGGGAAAAACATGGTACTTGTTCACAATCAGTTCTTAATCAACATGACTATTTTGAAACAACTctcaaattgaaacaaaaaGCCAACCTTCTCAAAGCTCTTACAAGTGCTG GAATAAATGCTGATGGAGGATCCTACCACTTGAGCAACATTACAACAGCTATACAAGATGAAGTTGGGTTTGCTCCATTTATTCAATGCAGTGTTGGTTCATCTGGTAATAGTCAACTATATCAAGTTCTTTTGTGTGTTGACAAGTCTGGATCAGACTTCATTGATTGTCCTATCTTCCCCTATGGGAGATGTGACTCTAAAATTGTGTTcccaactttttaa